CCTAGTTTacactaggggtgggaatcaccagaggccccacgatacgatattatcaagATATTTATGTCACGATAcaatattattgtgattttaaacataCTGCGATATACTgcaatttatttcctttttcaaattgtgtccccaaaagaaaactatttttctcatggactgaaaaagcaactgATGTTATTATAATAGCACCAAAAACATAATATATAACCACAGAAAAcatcacgatactatgctgtatcgatttttccccccacccccagtTTACACCTGGCATTCGTTGAGATCAAATCTCGGTTGTCTGGAGCAAAACCTGTGCGCGAGTAATTTGAGTTGGCCTTTAATCAGATAACGTGTCTGGATATAGAtggcatttttattttccagctgTAAATGGGGTGCTGCGTGTGTAAAATAAGTCGATAAAGATGATTAAATTAGTCAAAGTTAAATGACCAACGTAGTTTGCCATGTCTCTCAGCcacatcacagtaagaatgtgtttctctgtgattCTCTAATCAAGTGACCATCTTAAAGGGCAAAACTAGACCACAGTCTTGATATTTGAATTACACGCTACGGGTCACAGGTCAGTCTCGGGGCCTCAGCTAGTGAACCGATGAATCAAACCTACCGCCATCGCTCGACTAACAGCCGGCTCGTTCCTCAGAGAGATCACTGCCGGGAAGATGTTGCGGGCCCGGTACTCCATCATGGCGGTCACAATCTCCGAAGCGTCCTGTGACGGCCCAGTGGAGAAAAAGACGGCCACCTTCCTCAGCCTGCCTCCTGAACGTGTACGTTTGAAGAGGTTCTGACCCACAAAGCGCATGGCGGCCCCCAGATTACGCCTGTTTGTCGTCCTCTCCAGGGCGATGTTCTTCACAGCTTCGATCAGATGGTTCTTGCGCCGGTAGTCCTGGAAGCGGATCAGGTACTTGGTGTAGGCGCTGTAAGCCACCACAGCGACGCGAGCGCCCGTCGGACAGTTGGTCTCGGCGATGGTGATGTCCTCCAGCAGGGAGAGGAGGGCGGCGCGCTGCCTCTCGAAGGCTGCGGGGGACACTTCGGCGGACATGTCCACAGCGAACACCAGCTCGGTGGGGTAGGCCGGGCAGGCTGATCGACCTAGAGGAGGTAATGATGTTGAGAAAAGTGGAGAATAAAGTAACATCCGTAAATACAACCCAAAACACCAGAACTACAAATGTGTGTCCAGACAACCATTTTTAGAGGTTGTATTCAAAGTCAACTGAAAGACGCGAACAGTGAACCAACAGAAGTGTCATTTCAGGGCcagtaaagacacacaaacttTCAAGGTTGTTTAAAGTGAATAAACTTTAGAGACAATTTAAATTaagcaaagcatacttaaaaacaataacaagaatgttcgtggtcactaaaacctgctttcacagggtggtataatgtgtaAAACCCTCAAATTTTCAATCACGAGGCGTGaagtctgtcagccatcgcccatcctatgcaataaaaataaaacaatgcattCCATATAAATCACAGTGAGTTGCTTAAGAAACCAAAGGCAGCAGGGAAAAGAGTGCTTAAATGTACTGGTTCTGCATCTTGGCACATTGTACCTTCGACAGAACGGAATTCCCTGCACAAAGGGTGGCACGGATCGGCCTGAATTTTCTGGGAAACCTAGACCTGAAATAGGTGGGGAAGGCCGTCCCTGCGATCTTAGTGCAGACTTTTACAATGCATTGTAGTCTGTTCCGGTTCTTTCCTGAAAGTAAAGAGCAGGGATCTGAATGGAGGAGGGAGCAATGTGAGTGAGATCCACGTGTCTGTGTAAGTTTATGGATAAACTATAAACTGttcatccatccgtccatcttCTGAGGTTTTGGGTCGCAGGGGCAGCAGGCTGGACAACCGTCTTCTGGCTCCTCCTGGGGGATCCTGAGAATTTCCTTTTCCAGATGAGGTATATAAGCCCTCCAGGGAGTTCTGGGTCGACTCCAGGGTCTCTTGGCAGTTAGACGTGCCGACAAAACCTCCAAAAGGAGGCGCCCAGGAGGATCCTGATCAGACGCCCTAATCACCTCAACTTCAATGCAAAAGGAGCGGCGGCTGATCTGCGAACACCCCCCCAGGAGGTCTGAACTCAGGCTGGGTTTGGGAGGAGGCCGGAGGAAGTTACCTTTCCCAAGATGATTTTACTCTTTCGGCCTCTCTCCTGTAAACCTTAGAGCTGAAGTCTTGTTTCTGTACTTACCCTGTTGTTCTGAGTGACAAAATAGAGATGTACGTACCGTGGCAGCATGCTGTGTGGaggagaaaaataatatttagagTTACAGGAGCAgtgcacacatttgttttcactttgacatTCCAGAAAGTCATGTTTTCCCCCAAAGAAACGGGAGTAAAgtcacaaatgtttgttttgtatcttaaaaatacaacaaatgatTACCTAACTACATgaggacaaacaaaaacaaatgtctccTGAGACACTTACGGCAGTTGTCTCTGATGTAGGTGATCAGCTCGCAATCCTGAGACAACAGGACAGATGTTGTGTGTAAAGAGAATTCATGAAGTTGGCAGGTGAGGTGAATTTAAGGTGGACTTACAGACTTGCTTTTGCCTCCAGGAGGACCTCTGGGACCCTGGACGGAAGGAAAGGAGGCATATTGGTGAACTTGACGGTTATTTTCAGTCATATCATTTAATACTGGGATTATCCAGAGAGGGATTTCAGGTCAGGCGCCTTCTGATGCTGAAACAAGAAGCCTGATATTCAGCTAAGCTGTTTACGTTACATCTCCCGCTGCTCTGAGAGTAAAGGCGGTGgggttttcattttcactgacgATGAAGATTAAACTCCAAATGACAGCCTGAAATACGATTCTAATTCTGAACTGCTGTGCAAAAAGGGACAACAACAACGCCTTTTTAGTATAAGGAAACTTGCCAAAGACCATACTGACATGACTCTAATGACACTGTTCTACAGAGCTTTCAGTGAATCTACCAGCCGCTGGTGTGGCAACCTTGGTACCAAAGAGAAAAATGCCCCGGCTAGGCTTGTTAACATGGCCAATAAGATAGAGGGAGTTCAGTTCAGTCGTCTGAATTATAAATTCATTAAGCAGGTGCTTACAAAAGCAACGACCATTTGCTCAGACAGTGCCTAGAGCATACACCGTTACAGTCTGGCCTGAGCTTAAAGGTCTCTGTTGCCATGAAAAACAGGTTTCAGAAATCCTCCATCCCTGTCCCCATTCAAGCCTCCAATGCCAACAGCAGAAGGAGGTAACCGCCTTACTGATGTTAGGTGGAATAATGCTCTTAttggtttaaaaatgtgttaaactgTAATGTACCTTATCCGAGGCATTTGAAACATATTTTATCTGTAGTGCTATAGTAGTGCAATATATCTATTTGTAGCACAAAATATTGGTGGTGCAACATATTTGTAGTACATTATAGCTTGTCCATTGTGTTGACCTCGAGGTGGCTCAGATGCAAAGACTAAAACGAACACACAATATCTCGTTGGGTGGTGCTTAGGGTTGGatatcgtttaaaattttacgataccagtacttAAACCAGTACCTTTAAAGTGATACAGATAGAGTACTTtattcgataccttgcatacTGTTGAAGCCGT
This portion of the Micropterus dolomieu isolate WLL.071019.BEF.003 ecotype Adirondacks unplaced genomic scaffold, ASM2129224v1 contig_7751, whole genome shotgun sequence genome encodes:
- the LOC123964983 gene encoding collagen alpha-6(VI) chain-like, coding for MSAEVSPAAFERQRAALLSLLEDITIAETNCPTGARVAVVAYSAYTKYLIRFQDYRRKNHLIEAVKNIALERTTNRRNLGAAMRFVGQNLFKRTRSGGRLRKVAVFFSTGPSQDASEIVTAMMEYRARNIFPAVISLRNEPAVSRAMAVGLIHRFTS